In the Flagellimonas sp. MMG031 genome, one interval contains:
- a CDS encoding arginine deiminase-related protein: MNEQTAVNNYFQEDPHLKNAEINKKAQDEFDQFVKVLREHGVHVITISDNLERDTPDSIFPNNWVSFHQNGTVCVYPMFAENRRKERREDIFELLEDNGFQIDNIMDYTAAEDEGVFLEGTGSILMDRVHQKAYCALSERANEDLFIEFCEDFDCFPVIFHANQTVEDKRLPIYHTNVMMAMAETFAIICLDSIDDKKERKNVVDHLKMDGKEVIRITEDQMCHFAGNMLQVIGANDQRFMVMSTQAYNSLSDAQIKTIEKHCGIIHSPLDTIETCGGGSARCMMAEVFLPKA; encoded by the coding sequence ATGAACGAGCAGACTGCCGTAAATAACTATTTTCAGGAGGATCCCCATTTAAAGAATGCCGAAATCAACAAAAAGGCACAGGATGAATTCGACCAATTTGTAAAGGTTCTTCGGGAGCATGGTGTACATGTGATTACCATTAGCGACAATTTGGAGCGGGATACCCCTGATTCCATTTTCCCGAACAACTGGGTGTCGTTTCATCAAAACGGGACCGTATGCGTGTACCCTATGTTTGCAGAGAACCGAAGGAAGGAGCGTCGGGAGGACATATTTGAATTGCTGGAGGACAACGGTTTCCAAATCGATAATATTATGGACTACACGGCCGCCGAAGACGAAGGTGTATTCTTGGAAGGCACCGGAAGCATTTTAATGGACCGGGTGCACCAAAAGGCCTACTGTGCCCTTTCCGAACGTGCCAATGAGGACCTTTTTATCGAGTTCTGCGAGGATTTTGATTGCTTTCCTGTCATCTTTCACGCCAACCAAACTGTGGAGGATAAGCGTTTGCCCATTTACCACACCAATGTGATGATGGCCATGGCGGAAACCTTTGCGATAATCTGTTTGGATTCCATCGATGACAAAAAGGAACGAAAGAATGTGGTGGATCACCTCAAAATGGACGGTAAGGAAGTCATTAGGATTACGGAGGATCAAATGTGCCACTTTGCGGGCAATATGTTGCAGGTAATCGGTGCCAACGACCAACGTTTTATGGTGATGAGCACCCAAGCGTACAACAGTTTATCGGATGCGCAGATCAAAACCATTGAAAAGCATTGCGGCATTATCCACAGTCCTTTGGATACTATCGAAACCTGTGGAGGTGGTAGTGCTCGATGTATGATGGCGGAGGTGTTTTTGCCTAAGGCGTAA
- a CDS encoding arginine deiminase family protein: protein MLDLNIVDETSRLKAVILGTAESNGPVPTIEEAYDPKSIEHIKAGTYPKEADMIKEMDAFANVFQKYGVKVYRPEVLQDCNQIFTRDIAFVIEDKLLHANILPDREREFEAIHEVLDMIAPEKIVRPPEEVHIEGGDVMPWNDHIFIGTYTQPDYASYITARTNQAAVEFIREMFPHKTVKSFELRKSNTDPRENALHLDCCFQPVGTNKAILHKNGFLVEEEYQYLVDYFGPENIFEIDKEEMYQMFSNVFSISPEVVVSEKSFTRLNNWLRDQGFTVEEIPYAEIAKQEGLLRCSTMPLIRA from the coding sequence ATGTTGGATTTGAACATAGTAGATGAAACCAGTAGATTAAAGGCCGTAATCTTGGGCACAGCTGAGAGCAATGGCCCCGTGCCCACTATTGAGGAAGCTTACGACCCTAAATCCATTGAGCACATCAAGGCAGGTACCTACCCAAAAGAGGCCGATATGATCAAGGAAATGGATGCCTTTGCAAACGTATTCCAAAAGTATGGGGTAAAGGTGTACCGTCCAGAGGTGCTACAAGACTGCAATCAGATATTTACCCGTGATATTGCCTTTGTTATCGAGGATAAATTGTTACATGCCAATATTTTGCCTGATAGGGAAAGGGAATTCGAGGCCATTCATGAGGTTTTGGATATGATAGCACCGGAGAAAATCGTACGTCCCCCCGAGGAGGTTCATATTGAAGGTGGCGATGTTATGCCATGGAACGACCATATTTTTATCGGGACATACACTCAACCTGATTACGCCAGCTATATTACAGCCCGGACCAATCAAGCAGCGGTAGAGTTTATCCGTGAAATGTTTCCGCACAAAACGGTAAAATCCTTTGAGCTTCGTAAATCCAATACCGACCCCAGGGAAAATGCACTCCATCTGGACTGTTGTTTTCAACCTGTGGGTACCAACAAGGCCATTCTTCATAAAAATGGTTTCTTGGTAGAGGAAGAATATCAGTATTTGGTCGATTACTTCGGTCCTGAAAACATTTTTGAAATCGATAAGGAAGAAATGTATCAAATGTTCAGCAATGTGTTTTCCATTTCACCCGAAGTGGTAGTATCCGAAAAAAGCTTTACAAGGCTTAACAACTGGCTCCGTGACCAAGGATTTACCGTAGAGGAAATACCCTATGCCGAAATTGCCAAACAAGAAGGCTTGCTGCGTTGCAGTACTATGCCATTGATCAGAGCATAA
- a CDS encoding citrate synthase, with protein MSDKAILEYGGKRYEFPVIKGTEDELAIDIKTLRAETGMVTIDPGYKNTGSCESAITFLNGEKGVLRYRGYSIEDLAEKADFLEVAYLLIFGELPNKEQLEKFHSDIKEESQVDEEMKKILDGFPKSAHPMGVLSSLTSALVAFNPSSVDVSSESAMYNSIVRILAKFPVLVAWTMRKKKGLPLDYGDDNLGYVENIHKMMFKRPNQEYKRDPIAINALDKLLILHADHEQNCSTSTVRIVGSSHAGLFASLSAGISALWGPLHGGANQAVLEMLEAIEADGGDTKKYMAKAKDKDDPFRLMGFGHRVYKNFDPRAKIIKRSADEVLGNLGIQDPILDIAKGLEKEALEDSYFVDRKLYPNVDFYSGIIYRALGIPTEMFTVMFALGRLPGWIAQWREMRLRKEPIGRPRQVYIGENLRSFVPLEKR; from the coding sequence ATGTCGGATAAAGCTATACTCGAATATGGGGGAAAAAGGTATGAATTCCCCGTTATTAAAGGTACTGAAGATGAATTGGCCATAGATATCAAAACCTTGAGGGCCGAAACAGGAATGGTGACGATTGATCCCGGTTATAAGAACACGGGTTCTTGCGAAAGTGCCATTACCTTTCTGAACGGAGAGAAGGGAGTTTTGAGGTATCGCGGATATTCCATTGAAGACTTAGCGGAAAAGGCCGACTTTTTGGAAGTAGCATATCTTTTGATATTTGGGGAACTGCCAAATAAGGAGCAGCTCGAAAAATTCCATAGTGACATCAAGGAGGAGTCCCAAGTGGACGAAGAAATGAAAAAGATATTGGATGGCTTTCCAAAATCGGCGCATCCTATGGGCGTACTTTCTTCCTTGACCAGTGCTTTGGTAGCCTTCAACCCATCCTCTGTGGATGTGTCTTCAGAATCTGCCATGTACAATTCCATTGTACGCATTCTGGCCAAATTTCCAGTATTGGTGGCTTGGACAATGCGTAAGAAAAAGGGACTTCCATTGGATTATGGGGATGATAACCTTGGGTACGTGGAGAATATCCACAAGATGATGTTCAAAAGACCAAATCAAGAATACAAACGCGACCCGATTGCCATCAATGCATTGGATAAATTGCTGATTCTTCATGCAGACCACGAACAAAACTGTTCTACTTCCACAGTGCGAATCGTAGGTTCTTCGCATGCAGGACTTTTTGCATCCCTTTCAGCGGGTATCTCTGCACTTTGGGGGCCACTTCATGGTGGAGCGAACCAAGCAGTGCTTGAAATGTTGGAAGCCATTGAAGCAGATGGTGGCGACACCAAAAAATATATGGCCAAGGCCAAGGATAAGGATGATCCATTCCGTTTGATGGGCTTTGGACACCGGGTATACAAGAACTTTGACCCAAGGGCCAAGATCATTAAAAGGTCCGCAGACGAAGTGTTGGGCAATCTAGGTATCCAAGATCCGATTTTGGACATCGCCAAAGGATTGGAAAAAGAAGCATTGGAAGACAGCTATTTTGTAGATAGAAAGTTATATCCCAACGTGGATTTCTACTCTGGAATCATTTATCGTGCCTTGGGAATTCCCACAGAAATGTTCACCGTAATGTTCGCTTTGGGAAGACTGCCAGGTTGGATCGCACAATGGAGGGAAATGCGCTTGCGCAAGGAACCCATTGGAAGACCAAGACAGGTCTACATTGGGGAGAACCTTAGAAGTTTTGTTCCATTGGAAAAAAGGTAA
- a CDS encoding glycogen/starch synthase: MNNFLFVAAENDALDNCKAGGMGDVVRDVPRQISERGDKVHVVVPAYSRLHHGGLPRTTLNFTLRGLTYTAELYEVKPKKEFPNIFHYVLHHPEIEAGDIAHIYHNDPEEPFYTDAIKYFIFCTAVAEAIKQGAFGEVDIVHLHDWHASLLLFLREYHPEYTNLKDIRIVYSIHNLAIQGIRPFDGNYSSVRNWFPNVPLDYQKLMDHRYQDCINLMAVGIRFADAVHTVSPSYKEDVLKPSSPPEFIGGEALEKDLQKADEEGRLFGILNGCNYKNINKEKKGNIYRNTVKALFMWLQEESKKYKADFLAHTGEKIMAFVDERPKFIASSVARLTEQKFYFFMRSPEAFVEILKRLEKVDGIFMLLGTGAPEYEELFRKLSYEHKNFIFTNGQSEKLIDSMYLESDLYFMPSLFEPCGISQMLAMRNGNPCLVHHTGGLKDTVEHMKTGFSFDGDTYDEKITNMLETFDVALDVFANDKPTWKKIQAAARRKRFTWQKSVDEYYKLLYQLD; the protein is encoded by the coding sequence ATGAATAACTTTCTTTTTGTCGCCGCCGAAAACGATGCTTTGGACAACTGCAAAGCAGGTGGCATGGGCGACGTGGTTCGCGATGTACCGAGGCAAATCTCTGAACGGGGCGATAAGGTACACGTTGTAGTACCAGCCTACTCCCGATTGCATCATGGGGGATTGCCCAGGACCACGTTGAATTTTACCTTACGTGGTTTGACCTACACCGCCGAACTGTACGAGGTGAAGCCCAAAAAGGAATTCCCCAATATATTTCATTACGTATTGCATCATCCAGAGATCGAGGCAGGTGATATCGCGCACATCTATCATAACGACCCGGAAGAGCCATTCTATACGGACGCCATCAAATACTTTATATTTTGTACTGCCGTGGCTGAAGCTATCAAACAGGGCGCTTTTGGAGAAGTGGATATTGTTCACTTGCACGATTGGCATGCAAGCTTATTGTTGTTTTTGAGGGAATATCATCCAGAATATACCAATTTAAAGGACATCAGGATTGTGTATAGCATCCACAACCTCGCCATTCAGGGTATCCGTCCGTTCGATGGTAACTATTCCTCCGTAAGGAATTGGTTCCCCAATGTGCCTTTGGACTATCAAAAGTTGATGGACCACAGGTATCAGGATTGTATCAACCTTATGGCCGTGGGCATCCGCTTTGCCGATGCCGTTCACACCGTATCGCCATCATACAAAGAGGATGTTCTGAAACCGAGTTCCCCGCCAGAGTTTATCGGGGGAGAGGCCTTGGAAAAGGATTTACAGAAAGCGGACGAGGAAGGCCGTTTGTTCGGTATTTTAAATGGCTGCAACTACAAGAACATCAATAAGGAAAAGAAAGGCAATATTTATCGGAACACGGTAAAGGCACTTTTTATGTGGTTGCAGGAAGAGTCCAAAAAGTACAAAGCGGATTTCTTGGCCCATACTGGTGAAAAGATTATGGCCTTTGTGGACGAACGCCCCAAATTTATTGCTTCCAGTGTTGCACGATTGACGGAGCAGAAGTTTTACTTTTTTATGCGATCGCCAGAGGCCTTTGTGGAAATTTTGAAGCGACTCGAAAAAGTGGATGGCATATTTATGTTATTGGGTACGGGCGCACCGGAGTATGAGGAGCTCTTCAGGAAACTGAGCTACGAGCATAAGAATTTTATCTTTACCAATGGCCAATCCGAAAAATTGATCGATTCGATGTATTTGGAATCCGATCTTTACTTTATGCCCAGCTTGTTTGAGCCCTGTGGCATTAGTCAAATGTTGGCCATGAGAAATGGAAACCCTTGTTTGGTACACCATACGGGAGGATTAAAGGATACCGTGGAGCACATGAAAACAGGTTTTAGTTTTGATGGTGACACGTATGATGAGAAAATTACCAACATGCTGGAGACCTTCGACGTGGCCTTGGATGTTTTTGCCAACGATAAGCCAACTTGGAAAAAAATACAGGCCGCAGCACGAAGAAAAAGGTTTACTTGGCAGAAGTCCGTGGACGAATATTACAAGTTGCTCTACCAACTGGATTAG
- the eno gene encoding phosphopyruvate hydratase produces MSIIINIHARQILDSRGNPTVEVDVTTENGIVGRAAVPSGASTGEHEAVELRDGGASFMGKGVGKAVNNVNTIIAEELIGTSVFEQNYIDQTMIELDGTPNKSKLGANAILGVSLAVAKAAANELGMPLYRYVGGVSANTLPVPMMNIINGGSHSDAPIAFQEFMVMPVKAKDFSHAMQMGTEIFHNLKKVLHDRGLSTAVGDEGGFAPTLEGGTEDALDTIAKAVEKAGYKLGDDVMIALDCASAEFYVDGAYDYTKFEGSKGVVRTSAEQAQYLAELCEKYPIISIEDGMDENDWEGWKMLTDKIGDKVQLVGDDLFVTNVERLSRGIENGIANSILIKVNQIGTLTETIAAVNMAKNAGYTSVMSHRSGETEDNTIADLAVALNTGQIKTGSASRSDRMAKYNQLLRIEEELGDIAYYPQEKAFKVK; encoded by the coding sequence ATGAGCATCATTATCAACATTCATGCAAGACAGATATTGGATTCCAGGGGAAATCCAACCGTAGAAGTAGATGTAACAACCGAAAATGGAATAGTGGGAAGGGCCGCGGTACCTTCTGGAGCCTCTACTGGAGAGCATGAAGCCGTTGAGTTACGTGATGGTGGCGCTTCCTTTATGGGTAAAGGTGTTGGCAAAGCAGTCAACAACGTCAATACAATCATAGCCGAAGAATTGATCGGAACATCGGTATTTGAGCAAAACTATATCGATCAGACCATGATCGAGTTGGATGGTACGCCAAACAAATCAAAATTGGGGGCCAATGCCATTTTGGGCGTTTCCTTGGCCGTGGCCAAAGCCGCCGCCAATGAGTTGGGTATGCCTTTGTATAGATATGTGGGCGGCGTAAGTGCCAATACACTTCCCGTTCCCATGATGAACATTATCAATGGTGGCTCCCACTCGGATGCACCCATTGCGTTCCAAGAATTTATGGTGATGCCAGTAAAGGCAAAAGATTTCAGCCATGCCATGCAAATGGGGACCGAAATCTTCCATAACCTCAAAAAAGTATTGCACGACCGTGGTTTGAGCACTGCAGTAGGAGATGAAGGTGGTTTTGCACCAACCTTGGAAGGTGGTACCGAGGATGCCTTGGATACCATTGCCAAAGCAGTGGAGAAAGCTGGCTATAAATTAGGGGATGATGTAATGATTGCATTGGATTGTGCCTCTGCAGAATTTTATGTGGACGGCGCTTATGATTATACCAAATTCGAAGGCAGTAAAGGAGTGGTAAGGACCTCGGCCGAACAAGCCCAATATCTTGCCGAGCTATGTGAAAAATATCCGATCATTTCCATTGAAGATGGAATGGACGAAAATGATTGGGAAGGATGGAAAATGTTGACCGATAAAATCGGTGATAAAGTTCAGTTGGTAGGGGATGACTTGTTCGTGACCAATGTAGAGCGTTTGTCCCGTGGAATCGAAAACGGTATTGCAAATTCCATTTTGATCAAAGTAAACCAAATTGGAACGTTGACCGAAACCATCGCCGCTGTGAACATGGCGAAGAATGCAGGTTATACCTCTGTAATGTCGCACCGATCTGGAGAAACTGAGGACAACACTATCGCCGATTTGGCCGTAGCATTGAACACTGGACAGATAAAAACCGGTTCCGCTTCAAGGAGCGACCGTATGGCCAAGTACAACCAATTGCTCAGAATTGAGGAAGAGTTGGGAGATATTGCCTACTACCCTCAGGAAAAAGCTTTTAAGGTGAAATAA